A portion of the Edaphobacter bradus genome contains these proteins:
- a CDS encoding response regulator gives MHSILIIDDEADIREVAALSLEATAGWNILTASSGAEGIEIATARQPDAILMDVMMPGVDGPTTFRIMQENPAIAHIPVLLLTAKVQGVDKRRFADLGVAGILFKPFDPLTLAEQISETLGWNGGAPAHAQAPRASSSST, from the coding sequence ATGCACTCGATACTCATCATTGACGACGAGGCTGATATCCGTGAGGTAGCGGCTCTCTCTCTCGAGGCGACTGCTGGCTGGAACATCCTCACTGCCAGTTCCGGAGCCGAAGGCATCGAGATTGCCACGGCCCGCCAGCCTGACGCCATCCTCATGGACGTCATGATGCCCGGCGTGGACGGCCCGACCACGTTCCGAATCATGCAGGAAAACCCTGCCATCGCCCACATCCCCGTCCTTCTGCTCACGGCCAAGGTTCAGGGAGTCGATAAGCGCCGCTTCGCCGACCTTGGCGTCGCCGGGATCCTGTTCAAGCCCTTCGACCCTCTAACCCTCGCCGAGCAGATCTCCGAGACCCTCGGCTGGAACGGTGGCGCGCCAGCCCACGCGCAGGCGCCTCGCGCCTCGTCCTCCTCAACCTAG
- a CDS encoding Hpt domain-containing protein produces the protein MSKTPDAEIQALLADLWQRHLPTLRERVGLLESAATLAEASGSIPEETRAGAQSAAHNLAGNLGMFGHSSAGEIAGQIEQILKAPTPATLSGLAALVARLREALAANL, from the coding sequence ATGAGCAAAACACCCGACGCCGAGATTCAGGCATTGCTTGCCGACCTCTGGCAGCGCCATCTTCCCACCCTGCGTGAGCGCGTGGGCCTGCTTGAGAGCGCAGCGACGCTAGCCGAGGCCTCCGGCTCGATCCCCGAGGAGACACGAGCGGGCGCTCAGTCCGCCGCCCACAATCTAGCCGGAAACCTCGGCATGTTCGGCCACTCCAGTGCAGGCGAGATCGCCGGCCAGATCGAACAAATCCTCAAGGCACCCACGCCGGCCACGCTCAGCGGCCTCGCCGCGCTCGTCGCTCGCCTGCGTGAGGCCCTGGCCGCGAACCTCTGA